Proteins encoded together in one Coffea arabica cultivar ET-39 chromosome 2c, Coffea Arabica ET-39 HiFi, whole genome shotgun sequence window:
- the LOC113725867 gene encoding anthocyanidin reductase ((2S)-flavan-3-ol-forming): MCQSPKSIGIELMAAQAIELKKACVIGGSGFLASFLVKLLLQKGYAVNTTVRDPGNQKKITHLLALQSLGDLKVFKADLTDEASFDAPVAGCDLVFHVAAPVNFASEDPENDMIKPAIQGVVNVLKACVKAGSVKRVIFTSSAAAVTINELKGTGLIMDEGNWTDVEFLSSAKPPTWGYPVSKTLAEKEAWKFAEEKKIDLITVIPSLIAGPPLTPDVPSSVNLAMSLITGNEFLINGLKGMQMLAGSISITHVEDVCEAHIFLAEKKSASGRYICCAANTSVPDLANFLSKRYPDYKIPTEFEGFPSKAKLIISSEKLIKEGFNFKHGIEDIYDDALAYFKAKGLLQH, encoded by the exons atgtgcCAATCTCCAAAATCTATAGGAATAGAACTGATGGCAGCTCAAGCAATTGAACTGAAGAAAGCCTGTGTTATCGGTGGCAGTGGATTTTTGGCATCATTTCTGGTGAAGCTATTGCTCCAGAAAGGGTATGCAGTGAATACAACCGTTCGGGATCCTG GTAATCAGAAAAAGATAACTCACCTATTGGCACTACAGAGTTTGGGAGACTTAAAAGTTTTTAAAGCAGATCTTACAGATGAAGCAAGCTTTGATGCCCCTGTAGCAGGCTGTGACCTTGTCTTTCATGTGGCCGCCCCAGTCAACTTTGCCTCTGAGGATCCAGAG AATGATATGATAAAACCGGCAATTCAAGGAGTTGTCAATGTTCTAAAAGCTTGCGTAAAAGCTGGATCAGTGAAACGCGTAATTTTTACCTCCTCAGCTGCAGCTGTAACCATCAACGAACTTAAGGGTACAGGGCTGATTATGGATGAAGGGAACTGGACAGATGTTGAGTTTCTGAGTTCTGCAAAACCACCTACTTGG GGGTATCCTGTCTCCAAGACTCTAGCTGAAAAGGAAGCTTGGAAATTTGCTGAAGAGAAGAAGATTGATCTCATTACCGTCATTCCAAGTCTCATTGCTGGTCCTCCCCTGACACCAGACGTTCCCTCCAGCGTCAATCTTGCGATGTCCTTGATCACAG GAAACGAGTTCCTCATTAATGGCTTGAAAGGGATGCAGATGCTCGCAGGATCAATCTCCATTACACATGTGGAAGATGTCTGTGAAGCCCACATTTTTTTGGCTGAGAAAAAATCGGCTTCCGGTCGTTACATTTGCTGCGCTGCCAATACTAGTGTTCCTGACCTCGCAAACTTTCTGAGTAAAAGATACCCAGACTACAAAATCCCAACAGA ATTTGAAGGTTTTCCATCCAAAGCAAAGTTGATCATCTCATCAGAGAAGCTTATCAAAGAGGGTTTCAATTTTAAGCATGGAATTGAGGACATTTATGATGACGCCCTTGCTTATTTCAAGGCTAAGGGTTTATTGCAGCAttga